The following are encoded together in the candidate division WOR-3 bacterium genome:
- the rho gene encoding transcription termination factor Rho encodes MDKVEIIHEIADTAVKEETKIKKRKTKTSKKTQIPNEEKVDETKEETISETADSELNQQEDEPQKIAVVDPLPDVENADAVPVGEVENVRNESVTQTPPKQENEPAVEYQKEKPRMVFKETLRKVEGVLDVINGYGFVRFSRYNYTLSPYDVYVTRNIIDKYNLKIGDTVLGYARPPRTNEKNDALVSVELVNYKDPATARDRIIFDDLTPLYPTQRLILERNNDSEDNISMRIVDLLAPIGKGQRGLIVSPPKAGKTIFLQQIANSILLNQPECILIVLLIDERPEEVTDMKRSVNAEVISSTFDEPSEHHTQVANIVLEKARRLVEMKYDVVILLDSITRLARAHNAVIPHSGKTLSGGVDSLALHKPKRFFGAARNVEEGGSLTILATALIDTGSRMDEVIFEEFKGTGNMEIVLDRKIADKRIFPAVDLNKSGTRKEELLLSEKELKRVWILRKFLNDLTSVEAMETLIKEIRKTKTNDEFLGAMNG; translated from the coding sequence ATGGATAAAGTTGAAATCATTCATGAAATAGCCGACACGGCAGTCAAAGAAGAGACAAAAATTAAAAAAAGAAAGACAAAAACCTCCAAAAAAACCCAGATTCCCAATGAAGAGAAGGTTGATGAAACCAAGGAAGAGACCATCAGTGAAACAGCAGATTCGGAGCTAAATCAGCAGGAAGACGAGCCTCAGAAAATTGCTGTCGTAGATCCTTTGCCAGATGTTGAAAACGCAGACGCTGTTCCCGTGGGAGAGGTAGAAAACGTCCGGAATGAATCAGTGACCCAGACGCCCCCAAAACAAGAAAACGAACCGGCAGTTGAATACCAGAAAGAAAAGCCGAGAATGGTTTTCAAGGAAACATTGAGAAAGGTTGAAGGGGTTCTCGATGTCATAAACGGATACGGCTTTGTAAGGTTTTCAAGGTACAACTATACTCTAAGCCCCTACGACGTATACGTCACGAGAAACATAATCGATAAATACAATTTGAAAATCGGGGATACGGTACTCGGATACGCCAGGCCTCCGAGGACGAACGAAAAGAATGACGCTTTGGTTTCTGTGGAGTTGGTAAACTACAAAGACCCGGCTACAGCACGAGATAGAATTATTTTTGACGATTTAACGCCATTGTATCCCACGCAGAGGTTAATCCTCGAAAGAAACAACGATTCAGAGGACAATATTTCCATGAGGATAGTTGATCTTCTCGCTCCTATAGGAAAAGGGCAAAGAGGGCTTATTGTTTCCCCTCCCAAGGCGGGAAAGACAATTTTTTTGCAGCAGATAGCGAATTCTATCCTGCTGAACCAGCCTGAGTGCATTCTGATAGTTCTACTTATAGACGAAAGGCCTGAGGAAGTAACGGACATGAAAAGATCAGTAAACGCAGAGGTTATTAGTTCAACTTTCGATGAACCCTCCGAACACCACACCCAGGTCGCGAATATTGTGCTTGAAAAGGCGAGAAGACTGGTCGAGATGAAGTACGATGTGGTTATACTGCTCGATTCGATAACAAGGCTTGCCAGAGCGCATAACGCGGTCATTCCTCATTCCGGTAAAACCCTGTCCGGCGGAGTAGATTCTCTCGCTCTTCACAAGCCCAAAAGGTTCTTCGGAGCCGCGAGAAACGTCGAAGAGGGAGGCAGTTTGACAATTCTTGCTACTGCCCTTATCGATACCGGAAGCAGGATGGACGAAGTGATTTTTGAAGAGTTCAAAGGAACTGGAAATATGGAAATAGTCTTGGACAGGAAAATTGCTGACAAAAGAATATTCCCCGCTGTAGACCTGAATAAATCAGGCACCAGAAAGGAAGAGCTTCTCCTGTCCGAAAAAGAACTTAAAAGAGTATGGATTTTAAGGAAATTTCTCAACGATTTGACATCTGTTGAAGCTATGGAGACGTTGATAAAAGAAATAAGGAAGACCAAGACAAACGACGAATTTCTCGGAGCGATGAACGGGTAA
- a CDS encoding glycosyltransferase family 9 protein — translation MVQNKLKILASRTDGLGDLILTLPAIEVLKKQAPQSSLDFVVRNDLTAVTEKSPFIDRTFGTDILKNPALKDEKYDLSIMFNFEKNTAFLIRKTAKIRCGRFSKPLSFVLLNRGLRQKRSRAEKNEAQYNIDLVRHAFGEDIEEEPRPRVFFDLKQIQIPFDDFIVISPQMKGSAKNFDGRVWKTIAKLSANSNQNVVLTGENTDKTILDIKSVLGGKCHDLTGKTSLKELGYVLSKANLVIAPSTGTLHLANALGSKIFSIFPGSGSTSFARWHPWKYRGQILISEENGAGFLRVEDERISKAFSELI, via the coding sequence ATGGTGCAAAACAAGTTAAAAATTCTCGCTTCTCGTACGGACGGATTAGGGGACCTCATACTGACCTTACCGGCTATCGAGGTTTTAAAAAAACAGGCGCCTCAATCCAGTCTCGATTTTGTAGTGAGAAATGATCTCACTGCTGTGACCGAAAAATCACCTTTCATAGACAGGACTTTTGGAACAGATATTTTAAAAAATCCCGCCTTGAAAGATGAAAAATACGACTTGTCAATCATGTTCAACTTTGAAAAGAACACAGCTTTCCTCATCAGAAAAACAGCGAAAATAAGATGCGGAAGATTTTCAAAGCCTTTATCTTTTGTTCTTTTAAACAGAGGCTTGAGACAAAAAAGGTCCAGAGCAGAAAAAAATGAAGCCCAATACAACATAGATCTGGTCAGACACGCTTTTGGAGAGGACATTGAGGAAGAACCTAGACCCAGAGTATTTTTCGATCTAAAGCAAATTCAGATACCTTTTGACGATTTTATCGTAATCTCACCGCAGATGAAAGGAAGCGCTAAAAATTTCGACGGCAGAGTATGGAAAACTATTGCGAAATTATCGGCGAATTCTAATCAAAACGTAGTTTTGACAGGTGAGAATACTGACAAAACTATTTTGGACATCAAATCTGTTCTCGGCGGCAAATGCCATGATTTAACAGGTAAAACATCTTTGAAAGAGCTCGGTTACGTTCTGTCAAAAGCGAATCTGGTCATCGCCCCCAGCACGGGGACTCTCCATTTGGCAAACGCTCTCGGCTCGAAAATATTCTCAATATTCCCCGGGTCGGGCTCCACTTCATTTGCCAGATGGCATCCCTGGAAGTACCGGGGTCAAATTCTCATAAGCGAAGAAAACGGCGCGGGATTTCTCAGGGTTGAAGACGAAAGGATATCAAAAGCATTTTCCGAGCTGATATAA
- the rpmE gene encoding 50S ribosomal protein L31 has protein sequence MKKGIHPKYQKCTITCACGNIIETYSTRPSFNVEICSACHPYFTGKQKFVDTAGRVERFMKKYASKSKKS, from the coding sequence ATGAAAAAGGGAATTCACCCTAAATACCAGAAATGCACTATAACTTGCGCTTGCGGGAACATAATCGAGACCTATTCCACGAGACCTTCCTTTAATGTGGAAATCTGTTCCGCGTGTCACCCTTATTTTACTGGCAAACAGAAATTTGTCGATACAGCCGGCAGAGTTGAAAGATTTATGAAAAAATACGCTTCTAAAAGTAAAAAATCATAA
- a CDS encoding TonB family protein yields the protein MKIFKSFFPLFCVAVIALFALSAGCTRSSVIELTGDKGGVLKVGLTGSDIPRSNQPLHPMFTGKNPVSEQLFLPLISRTAEGKIAPILAEKWEFSEDLGAIVYYLRKGVKWSDGVEVTALDVKFTYDLISENPYIETPYRVFLENISSVEILGKYAVKVNFIKPYANELIDSDIYPLPSHVFTGVTTWDEFLATGFGIDPEATVTNGPFKLSSKSPGKGIVLAYYEDYYRGRPAFDSVYFYFFRNSGDMVRSFERGDIDIAMNIFPSYASILSGYEGLSLQTDQAGKRYYAIGWTNTLEPYTLPRFRYALTAAINRENIIKEFLGGQGRIPTTPLSTEFWAVNSELDPIPYDVNLSNMILDSLGLKEREWVYTSYAQTEVEIRPGRREIQNLPNDSIHARKYDGKILVIKLMAFDNSGKAILQRVAEDLGEVGLVCSVYVTTGIQLSYTQKYVKTQLQFGGYHGYILDYAFVNEGVIHPKEAFGREGSINFASFNSTEVDSLLNEATSLLDRRQTKKAWDRFQKIVYDEQPYTLLFTPYELNVMENSLAGVETGEKIAALSIQDMYFPGGEAIAGVLTLSDSGALASLGSAGDSGIIELEATGEALEEAVTTGEEETPLLDTVAVEETPPETTETEIAEDTVITVTTVTGALIEEPETDTASSVTAPVDTQPAVEVVRTNPTPIRLPVASLPTSVQGMGLTRAFVRVTIGSDGTVTSAEVVGSSGNPIADAEAQSAAMGAKFQPATEDGVPVQSQTVIPINFAE from the coding sequence ATGAAAATTTTCAAATCATTTTTCCCATTATTTTGCGTCGCCGTTATTGCGCTATTTGCTCTGTCCGCAGGTTGCACGAGAAGTTCGGTGATAGAGCTGACTGGAGACAAAGGCGGAGTTCTGAAAGTCGGGTTGACCGGCAGCGACATTCCGAGGTCAAATCAACCGCTGCACCCTATGTTTACGGGAAAAAATCCTGTTTCGGAACAGCTCTTCCTTCCTCTTATTTCTAGAACAGCAGAAGGAAAAATTGCCCCGATACTCGCTGAAAAGTGGGAATTCTCAGAAGATCTCGGAGCAATAGTTTACTATCTCAGAAAAGGCGTAAAATGGTCGGATGGAGTCGAAGTCACGGCTTTGGACGTCAAATTCACCTACGATTTAATCTCAGAAAACCCATACATAGAGACTCCTTACAGAGTATTCCTGGAAAACATATCTTCTGTGGAAATACTCGGAAAATACGCCGTAAAAGTCAATTTTATAAAACCGTACGCCAACGAATTAATTGACAGCGACATTTATCCCCTCCCGTCTCATGTTTTCACGGGAGTGACGACTTGGGATGAGTTTTTGGCGACGGGGTTCGGTATCGATCCGGAAGCCACGGTCACCAACGGGCCTTTCAAATTGTCGAGTAAATCCCCCGGCAAAGGCATAGTATTGGCTTATTACGAAGATTACTACAGGGGAAGACCCGCCTTTGATTCGGTATATTTTTATTTTTTCAGAAATTCCGGAGACATGGTTAGATCGTTTGAAAGAGGGGATATCGACATAGCTATGAACATCTTCCCGTCTTACGCTTCCATTCTCAGCGGTTACGAGGGGCTTTCTCTTCAAACCGACCAGGCGGGAAAAAGGTATTACGCGATTGGCTGGACCAACACGTTAGAGCCTTACACTCTGCCTCGTTTCAGATACGCTTTGACGGCGGCGATAAACAGGGAAAACATAATAAAAGAATTTCTCGGAGGACAGGGAAGAATACCTACAACACCGCTTTCGACAGAATTTTGGGCGGTTAACTCCGAACTCGATCCAATACCTTACGATGTTAATCTTTCAAACATGATTCTCGATTCACTCGGGCTCAAAGAGAGAGAATGGGTCTATACGTCTTACGCCCAGACCGAAGTAGAAATTAGACCCGGAAGAAGAGAGATACAGAATTTACCCAACGATTCAATCCACGCGAGAAAATACGACGGGAAAATTCTCGTGATAAAGCTCATGGCTTTTGACAATTCGGGCAAAGCGATTTTACAGAGGGTTGCCGAAGACTTGGGAGAAGTAGGACTCGTCTGTTCAGTTTATGTGACCACTGGTATACAGTTGTCGTACACTCAAAAATACGTAAAAACTCAGCTTCAATTCGGAGGATATCACGGGTATATTCTCGACTACGCTTTTGTAAACGAAGGCGTCATACATCCAAAAGAAGCTTTCGGCAGGGAGGGCTCGATAAATTTTGCTTCTTTCAATTCGACTGAAGTGGATTCTCTTCTGAATGAAGCCACATCCCTTCTGGACAGAAGACAGACAAAAAAAGCTTGGGACAGGTTTCAGAAAATAGTATATGACGAACAGCCCTACACGCTTCTTTTCACTCCGTACGAACTCAATGTAATGGAAAACAGCCTGGCTGGAGTCGAAACCGGGGAAAAGATTGCCGCTCTATCAATACAAGACATGTATTTCCCCGGCGGAGAGGCGATCGCCGGAGTTTTGACACTTTCTGACAGCGGCGCTTTGGCGTCTTTAGGCTCTGCTGGAGATTCTGGTATAATTGAGCTTGAAGCCACGGGAGAAGCTCTTGAGGAGGCCGTGACTACCGGTGAAGAAGAAACTCCTCTTCTCGACACGGTGGCAGTTGAAGAAACCCCTCCTGAGACCACCGAGACAGAAATCGCAGAAGACACGGTAATAACAGTCACAACTGTCACCGGAGCGTTGATTGAAGAGCCTGAAACCGACACAGCATCATCGGTGACCGCTCCAGTCGACACTCAGCCGGCAGTGGAAGTCGTCCGGACGAATCCAACTCCGATAAGGCTTCCCGTGGCGTCATTGCCGACGTCGGTTCAAGGCATGGGCCTGACCAGAGCTTTCGTCAGGGTGACCATAGGATCGGACGGAACAGTTACTTCGGCGGAGGTCGTCGGCTCTTCCGGCAACCCCATTGCTGACGCAGAAGCTCAAAGCGCCGCTATGGGAGCGAAATTTCAACCGGCGACCGAAGACGGAGTTCCTGTGCAATCTCAGACAGTGATTCCGATAAATTTTGCGGAATGA